In the Glycine max cultivar Williams 82 chromosome 6, Glycine_max_v4.0, whole genome shotgun sequence genome, AACAAGTTTAACTTCCTCATGCTCGAATCGTTGATTAGAACCAACATTGCTTGCTTAATTGAAATTTCTAACATGTGTTGTAGAAAGGAAAGCTTCATGTGTTCCCTACTTTCTACCCCGTGTTGcaatttcaagtttttcttaattaaaagtttaaagtCGTATTCTTGGGCTTAAGGTTTCAAGGCCAATGGGGACCACAATTTTTTCAACATAAGAAAATTTAGGTTTCGCATTTTGTTACACTACTGGAAAAAAAGTTTTTGATGATGGTTTTTGACACATTTAAAGATGGTTTTAAATCATCTTTGAAGCCAATGCCGTGGAAAGtattgatgttaacaaaattgtgttaacatcgattttatgaaaaatcaaTGTCAACAAACTCGTGTTATTTACAAGATTGTCACCATGTTTTTGTTAACTTCGGTTTtatataaaaccgatgttaacttagtGGTGCTAAAGCCATTATTTGTAGTAGTGTTGCCCTTATTCCATTTGCTCTCATCTTCTTCACTAGTGAAACAATCTTGCCTCACTTCTCACATTTCCATCAAATCACTTCCTCTTTAGAGTATgatgtttggatggagaaatttaaaattctaaagaattttaaatgcctcaatttaaattccttcattttcaaaattttgtgtttggataaagaaattgaatttcttcattttcaaaatttcttattttgataaaataatcaaatgcattcttttttaaaattttatatttgaataaaacaattttttaataaaataattattttttttcattaataaattctATGTACTATTTGTCGAGAGTGGTATTCCAATAAATAtgtactattttaatttatttcaattaaaaatatattaatttaactatttaaatcaTTATTCCATTTACGGTCCACTACAAAagtcaacataaaaaatatttaataccatTTCACCTTGGAATGTTATTTAGAAGTCTatagataaaacttgttttcAGTAGAAGTCATGGCCAGTAATGCAATTACACCGAAAAAAAAACTTGGACTGATGCAAAATCTAGTCACAAAATAAGTCCAACTTCCAAAATAATTCCAAATTTTCTAATTGCATTTGCTTTAACACAGAAATTCCTTCACATCTTTTCTGCACAAGAAAACATAATGTTAAGTGCTATTgaataaatcatatttgttaaaacataatttgctatataaaatgAGAGATATAAATGTAAAACATAATTATACAACATCAACATACTTGTCATGATATCAAATGTACTTGTAATTTGGTATCAAGGCATAAAAGATGAGATGTAATCCTTCTTCTCATCCAATGGAAGAGTTTTTATAATCACAAACTTAATGGGATTTTTTGTCAACCAATCGATTGCTCTATGTCGAAGCGCACCATTAAAATTAGATATATTATCTAGCTCACTCACCACTTCATGTACTACTTCCTGAGCTTCTTTTATCTCcatcttttttttgttctccATCTTCTTCTTAGTCACTTCAACAAATTCTTTCAATGACTCGACTACTTCTTTCATTGAGAAAATTATTCCTTCTTTCTCTCCACTCTTACTTGGGTGAATGTTTTTTCTTGTGATGGAACTTGATCCCTCTAAGACAAAACTCACACTATGAattgcttcttcttcatttgtttctttgctcaTGATATCATCTGCATCTAATGCATTTTTTGCTCCGAGTCCAGTAGCTCTATCCTTTGCACATAGGTCAACAATATCATCCCAATTAGGAATGACTTTGAATCGAAATCGTTTGGCCTCTTCATgtgacttgaaaaaaaaaatagaaacatgttaataacaacacaaataataactacaattgaataaaattaaaagatgattgaCTACCTTTACATATTCATTccatgcaatttcattttcaacgGCAATCATGTACTTTGTGCTATCCCAGTCAAATCCACTTTGACTAAGAATGTCACTCACAATTCCATACCATGTTCTCCAAAGCATAAAATGATTCTTAACATTATCTTCCATGAGGTGAACTCCAAAACGCTTGGACAAAATTTGAGCTACAATACTGTATGCTACTTCTTTCCAATTTCCCTCACCTTTATTGCCCAAATTTCTTTGATCTCTAAGCACATCAGTTAGCAAACACTCCATTTCCAAGTTCCATGCGAAGTAACTTCTTGTGTCCTCACTAGACATCTTTCTTTTTCCACTTGACTTGTTCTTCACATTGCTTGATTCCATTTctctagacaaaaaaaataatctcatgtatataattacatatatataaaggtgAGACATGCCAAATTAGCATTCtacgaaaatataaaattaattacacataaaaagaaaacaaaatccaaaGTATTATGAAATACAAAAATCCAAAGTATCACACATACATGAGTATAAAGTCAATTACACATAAGAAACAAAATCCAAATCCACTAAAAACATCTCCCTAATCAAAGTTTCTTCTTATTTGATAGGTGGCAAACATATTCATTGCTAAAGTATCACAGAAT is a window encoding:
- the LOC106799093 gene encoding uncharacterized protein, yielding MESSNVKNKSSGKRKMSSEDTRSYFAWNLEMECLLTDVLRDQRNLGNKGEGNWKEVAYSIVAQILSKRFGVHLMEDNVKNHFMLWRTWYGIVSDILSQSGFDWDSTKYMIAVENEIAWNEYVKSHEEAKRFRFKVIPNWDDIVDLCAKDRATGLGAKNALDADDIMSKETNEEEAIHSVSFVLEGSSSITRKNIHPSKSGEKEGIIFSMKEVVESLKEFVEVTKKKMENKKKMEIKEAQEVVHEVVSELDNISNFNGALRHRAIDWLTKNPIKFVIIKTLPLDEKKDYISSFMP